The following coding sequences are from one Fibrobacter sp. window:
- a CDS encoding ferrous iron transport protein A produces MTSDNSDPRSLAKTREGDVVMIDSIEGSGVLKKRMLEMGFIPGSQLRVLKYAPLYDPMEVKVKHGYVSIRINEAESIYVKPVSDKKDNSVHPREEKP; encoded by the coding sequence ATGACAAGTGATAATTCAGATCCGCGATCATTGGCGAAAACTCGTGAGGGAGATGTTGTGATGATTGACAGTATTGAGGGTTCAGGTGTTTTAAAGAAGAGAATGCTTGAAATGGGGTTTATTCCGGGAAGTCAGCTCCGTGTCCTGAAATATGCGCCATTATACGATCCGATGGAGGTTAAGGTGAAGCATGGGTATGTTTCCATAAGGATTAACGAAGCAGAGAGCATTTACGTAAAGCCGGTATCAGATAAAAAGGATAATTCTGTGCATCCCCGGGAGGAAAAGCCATGA